From one Pedobacter faecalis genomic stretch:
- a CDS encoding alpha/beta hydrolase family protein: MRYLVRLLLLIFYCHGYAQKPSLDQAAYKSWPSLNFKSISNDGEYVSYEIKEGNDNKKSVSINSTTNDWAIKIYTNADAGEPIFTNDSRFFILRVSSDSLCVLNTRNKSIQYIRGIKDVKVSSSTSVIGYTEREHTTLTLLNLKSNSKVRMHSVLDYQFCDNGNMVLIKIKDEEGSNKTSLMLLSLTTGKSQRVWTGDEILTMTWSGDQKRIAIQAKNKQDEFHSFWLFTLGDTAARCITSSAVILRDFQDMEIERIEGLNNEGRFLFLLMRERTVEITKQPSDVSLNVWSYSDEKLQSQQLTEPEIRSYRFVFDIKDRKMLRLEGRNDFIQDFNMNQQAFLITHYNGNVGSGEADWNIAGKKDYYILNLPEGSRRLIKRNTDFKYRISPGGHFAIYYDPDESSYFSYEFENQRLTNITKGLNTKWYSSDKPGKPFGLYNLAGWYSDDKALLIYDEFDIWQLDPSGIRPPRNLTNGYGQKTKTVLRFASESEGQIDTIKPSLLAAFNQNNKHNGFYSMVLNSDRDPERLVMGPFIFDIKSNPYIPDGVNFSVRKSLNNDAFVVRRMSASEFPNLFFTRDFKNFRQLTFLCPQKQYNWYRTELHTFGLEDSIMSKGVLYKPENFDPKKRYPVILTYYERKSDGLNAYLTPEDLSNGCSINIPTYVSSEYLVFVPDIYFQVGEPGESTRKYVVSAAKYLAKLPYVDSARLGIQGCSFGGFETNYLVTHTNLFSAACSASGISNFISGYGSLAGDGSVLQNMYESTFWRMGFTPWEKPEWYINNSPIFKVNQVSTPLLMFHTSVDGVCPFTQAIELFTALRRLGKKAWLLEYNDGNHGVEGNSAKDFAIRMHQFFDHYLKGKPCPRWMLQGIPANLKRIDLGLELDSSGKTPGLGLTRSEY; this comes from the coding sequence ATGAGATACCTCGTTCGATTGCTTCTGTTGATCTTTTATTGTCATGGATATGCGCAAAAACCCTCACTTGACCAGGCGGCTTACAAATCCTGGCCTTCCCTAAATTTTAAATCAATTTCTAATGACGGCGAATACGTTAGTTACGAGATAAAAGAGGGCAACGATAATAAAAAATCCGTTTCTATAAATTCTACTACCAATGATTGGGCAATTAAAATATATACTAATGCGGATGCCGGTGAACCAATCTTTACTAATGATAGTCGCTTCTTCATATTACGTGTTTCTAGTGATAGTCTATGCGTGTTGAACACTCGAAACAAAAGCATACAGTATATCAGAGGCATAAAGGATGTTAAAGTTTCTAGCAGCACCTCAGTCATCGGCTACACTGAAAGGGAGCACACAACTTTGACGCTATTGAACTTAAAGTCGAACTCAAAGGTCAGAATGCACTCGGTTTTGGACTACCAATTTTGTGACAACGGTAATATGGTGTTGATAAAAATTAAAGATGAAGAGGGATCCAATAAAACGTCATTAATGCTCTTAAGCTTAACTACCGGAAAGAGCCAACGGGTCTGGACGGGAGATGAGATTCTTACCATGACTTGGAGCGGTGATCAAAAAAGAATCGCCATTCAGGCCAAGAATAAGCAGGACGAGTTTCATAGCTTTTGGCTATTTACACTTGGTGATACTGCCGCAAGATGTATAACGAGCAGCGCCGTAATTCTTCGAGATTTTCAGGACATGGAGATTGAACGTATTGAGGGTTTAAATAATGAAGGGCGTTTTCTTTTTCTATTGATGAGAGAGCGAACAGTAGAAATTACGAAACAACCTTCGGATGTAAGTTTAAATGTGTGGAGTTATTCTGATGAAAAGCTCCAGAGTCAACAATTGACTGAACCTGAAATTCGCAGTTACAGATTTGTCTTCGATATAAAGGATAGGAAAATGTTGAGACTAGAGGGCAGAAATGATTTCATTCAGGACTTCAATATGAACCAACAAGCTTTTCTGATAACACATTACAACGGGAACGTGGGCTCTGGAGAGGCTGACTGGAATATCGCCGGAAAGAAAGACTACTACATTCTTAACTTGCCTGAGGGCAGTAGAAGGCTGATAAAAAGGAACACAGACTTCAAATATAGAATATCGCCAGGAGGCCATTTTGCCATTTACTATGATCCAGACGAAAGCTCATATTTCAGTTATGAATTCGAAAATCAACGCCTAACGAATATTACGAAAGGATTGAATACAAAATGGTACAGCAGCGATAAACCTGGGAAACCTTTTGGATTATACAATCTAGCAGGTTGGTATTCGGACGATAAAGCTTTGCTGATATATGATGAGTTCGATATCTGGCAACTGGATCCCTCTGGTATTCGCCCTCCAAGAAACCTAACAAACGGCTATGGACAAAAGACAAAGACGGTTCTGCGCTTCGCTAGTGAGAGCGAGGGGCAAATCGATACAATAAAACCGTCCTTGCTGGCCGCGTTCAACCAGAATAATAAGCATAATGGTTTCTACTCGATGGTACTGAATAGCGACCGAGATCCTGAACGTTTAGTTATGGGGCCATTTATTTTTGATATCAAAAGCAACCCATATATACCTGACGGTGTTAACTTTTCCGTTCGAAAATCGTTGAATAATGATGCGTTCGTTGTTCGACGAATGAGTGCAAGTGAGTTTCCTAATCTATTCTTTACAAGAGATTTCAAGAACTTTCGTCAGCTTACGTTTTTGTGTCCTCAAAAACAATACAACTGGTACCGAACCGAGTTACATACATTTGGGTTAGAGGATAGTATCATGTCGAAAGGGGTTCTTTATAAGCCAGAGAATTTTGATCCCAAGAAAAGGTATCCCGTTATTCTGACCTACTATGAGAGAAAATCGGATGGCTTGAACGCTTATTTAACACCTGAGGATCTTTCGAACGGATGCTCAATAAATATCCCGACCTATGTTAGCAGTGAATATTTAGTATTTGTCCCGGACATATATTTTCAAGTTGGTGAACCCGGCGAAAGCACCCGAAAATATGTTGTCTCCGCAGCCAAATATTTGGCTAAGCTTCCATATGTGGACTCTGCAAGGTTGGGAATCCAAGGATGTAGTTTTGGCGGGTTTGAGACTAATTACCTGGTCACACACACAAATCTATTTTCTGCAGCATGCTCTGCTTCGGGAATTTCAAATTTCATTAGCGGCTATGGTAGTTTAGCCGGCGATGGGTCTGTGCTTCAAAATATGTACGAATCTACATTTTGGCGGATGGGCTTTACTCCATGGGAAAAACCCGAATGGTATATAAATAATTCTCCGATTTTCAAGGTCAATCAAGTTTCTACGCCGTTATTAATGTTTCATACTTCGGTTGACGGAGTATGTCCTTTTACCCAAGCAATTGAACTATTTACTGCACTTCGCCGTCTTGGTAAAAAAGCCTGGCTGTTAGAATATAACGATGGAAACCATGGGGTTGAGGGAAATTCAGCGAAAGACTTCGCAATTAGAATGCATCAATTTTTTGATCATTATTTGAAAGGTAAACCTTGCCCAAGGTGGATGCTACAAGGAATTCCTGCCAACTTAAAACGTATTGATTTAGGCTTGGAGCTTGATTCATCTGGGAAAACACCAGGCTTAGGGCTCACTAGAAGTGAATATTAA
- a CDS encoding RagB/SusD family nutrient uptake outer membrane protein — MRTKLIVIKKWILLFTLSGLLVVSCKKFVEVNAPSTSTNSSIVYANDASATASITGIYTKMSQAGARVGVTGLSFLCGLSADELILFNGVTDVSLLAYYKNELTSINTSNSDVWLNTYPLIFNINAAIEGLESSLSLSPLVKQQLIGEAKFMRAFLYFYLTNLYGDVPLILSTDYKLNSNAPRVAQETVYRQVVLDLKDAESKLSTDYLNAQQKPVSDRTRPNKGSAQALLARVSIYVEDYVQAEKYASELINNKTTYDTVDVKSVFLKNTKETIWSLQPVDNFISNTSEGRLFILPSQGPSALDNPVYLNRDLVEDFSTIDRRLINWVGRAQVGMAEYFYPYKYKIKDPFAAVNEYSIVLRVAEQYLIRAEANLYLDRNEDAVRDLNVVRKRAGLPGMIFTSKEELLQAISAERRKELFSEWGHRWLDLKRLGLVNDILHARKGSTWQSTDELYPIPENDMRRNPGLVGNQNPGY, encoded by the coding sequence ATGAGAACAAAATTGATCGTTATAAAAAAATGGATATTGTTGTTTACGCTATCAGGCTTACTAGTAGTTAGCTGTAAGAAGTTTGTTGAAGTAAATGCACCCTCAACGAGTACTAACTCAAGCATAGTGTATGCAAATGATGCAAGTGCGACGGCGTCTATAACAGGTATCTACACAAAAATGAGTCAAGCTGGCGCCAGAGTAGGTGTCACTGGGCTATCTTTCTTATGTGGACTTTCAGCTGATGAATTAATATTATTTAACGGGGTGACGGACGTTTCTCTACTAGCCTACTATAAAAACGAACTTACTAGTATAAACACCTCTAATTCGGATGTTTGGCTCAATACCTACCCGCTAATTTTTAACATCAACGCAGCGATAGAGGGGCTCGAATCGAGCTTGTCATTGAGCCCGCTAGTAAAGCAACAACTAATTGGGGAGGCAAAATTCATGCGTGCATTCTTGTATTTCTACCTTACAAATTTATACGGGGACGTTCCCCTAATATTGTCAACCGACTATAAGTTAAACAGCAACGCACCACGGGTTGCCCAGGAAACTGTTTATCGCCAAGTCGTATTAGATTTGAAAGATGCAGAATCGAAGTTAAGTACGGATTACCTCAACGCACAGCAAAAACCTGTATCGGACAGGACTCGTCCCAATAAGGGTTCTGCACAAGCATTACTAGCGAGAGTTTCTATTTATGTTGAAGATTATGTGCAAGCGGAGAAATATGCCTCTGAATTGATAAATAATAAAACAACATACGATACAGTTGATGTAAAATCTGTTTTTCTTAAAAACACTAAGGAGACAATTTGGTCCTTACAACCTGTAGATAATTTTATCAGCAACACATCGGAAGGAAGACTGTTTATTTTACCTTCACAGGGCCCAAGTGCATTGGATAATCCGGTCTATTTGAATAGGGATTTAGTCGAAGACTTCAGTACAATTGACAGAAGATTAATTAATTGGGTTGGCCGCGCGCAGGTCGGTATGGCGGAGTATTTCTATCCGTACAAATATAAAATTAAGGATCCATTCGCCGCCGTAAATGAATATTCAATAGTATTGCGTGTTGCTGAGCAATATCTTATCCGTGCTGAGGCAAATCTATATCTAGATAGGAACGAAGACGCCGTGCGCGATTTAAATGTTGTTCGTAAGCGTGCGGGTTTGCCGGGTATGATCTTTACTTCCAAAGAGGAACTACTTCAAGCCATTTCAGCCGAGCGAAGGAAGGAGCTGTTTTCAGAGTGGGGGCATAGATGGCTCGACCTGAAACGGCTTGGCCTTGTAAATGACATCTTACATGCGCGAAAAGGTTCGACATGGCAGTCAACTGATGAATTGTATCCAATTCCAGAGAATGATATGAGAAGAAATCCAGGCTTGGTGGGAAATCAAAACCCAGGCTACTAG